One region of uncultured Sulfurimonas sp. genomic DNA includes:
- a CDS encoding multiheme c-type cytochrome yields MNLLVSFLVLFTISLNASVTYPSSESCNECHENIYREHKSSMHHKSSLFKDEVHAKVKNSVSKDQYKCAICHMPATKDLRAVMSGEKQPDPNDHRQTDGVSCFFCHQISKIYDSPSHKINFSNYKGEEKPTVFGSMKKPYESNEHKSQSNEIYKNSEVCMGCHSHKQNGHGFEVCNTKNQYDKTSDCIGCHMTRTPGTVEKKNKGMRKNYASHDFLGVHSQEMVKKAVKLELHYEAEILKLTITNKMGHSVITHPMRLKFAKTVIKRGSKTIWSNFKDSPIEDAEASFIIVFKDSQGNTSMPHTAIDYKLNRNLKANESKVIEYKVPKLQKGDEIHTVWISYIINPAIAKKLDITTKDIVKPYVGIEEALHIY; encoded by the coding sequence ATGAACCTTCTTGTGTCTTTTTTAGTATTGTTTACTATTAGTCTAAACGCCTCAGTAACTTATCCTTCTTCAGAGTCTTGTAATGAATGTCATGAAAATATATATCGTGAACATAAATCTTCTATGCACCACAAATCATCCCTTTTTAAAGATGAAGTACACGCTAAAGTAAAAAACAGTGTTAGCAAAGATCAATATAAGTGTGCTATCTGTCATATGCCTGCTACAAAAGATTTACGTGCTGTAATGAGTGGTGAGAAGCAACCTGATCCAAATGATCATAGACAAACAGATGGAGTTTCATGTTTCTTCTGTCATCAAATTAGTAAAATATATGATTCACCATCTCATAAAATAAATTTTTCAAACTATAAGGGTGAAGAAAAACCTACTGTATTTGGTAGTATGAAAAAACCTTATGAGAGCAATGAGCATAAATCACAAAGTAATGAGATATATAAAAACTCTGAAGTTTGTATGGGATGCCACTCTCACAAACAAAATGGACATGGATTTGAAGTTTGTAATACTAAAAATCAATATGACAAAACGAGTGATTGTATAGGTTGTCATATGACTAGAACTCCAGGAACAGTTGAGAAAAAAAATAAAGGGATGAGAAAAAATTATGCATCTCATGATTTTTTAGGTGTTCATTCACAAGAGATGGTTAAAAAAGCTGTCAAGCTTGAGTTGCATTATGAAGCTGAGATTTTAAAACTTACTATTACAAATAAAATGGGGCACTCGGTTATTACTCATCCGATGAGATTAAAGTTTGCTAAAACAGTTATAAAAAGAGGTTCTAAAACAATTTGGAGTAACTTTAAAGATAGCCCTATAGAAGATGCTGAAGCTTCTTTTATTATTGTGTTTAAAGATTCACAGGGTAATACTTCTATGCCTCATACAGCAATAGATTATAAGTTAAATAGAAATTTAAAAGCTAATGAATCAAAAGTTATTGAGTATAAAGTACCAAAACTTCAAAAAGGTGATGAAATTCATACAGTATGGATAAGTTACATAATAAATCCAGCTATTGCTAAGAAACTAGATATTACTACAAAAGATATCGTTAAGCCTTATGTAGGAATAGAAGAAGCACTACATATATACTAA
- a CDS encoding response regulator transcription factor, translated as MQNDELIEDISILITEDESELREYLQEYLQIFFKKVYIAKCGHEGYLQYLQQRPDIILTDINMPNLDGLSMIKRIRERDEETDIIIMSAHSEQEKLLQAIELGLVTYLIKPIDSQKLKDVLLNLVTKLRASKKRIYLSHDIFWDKSSYTLWNAEKQISLKEKELLLFKLLCSKVNHAFTAEDIFYHIYSDGEKEFSEYSVTSFIKRLRAKLPENLIQNEYGIGYKIVLK; from the coding sequence ATGCAAAATGATGAATTGATAGAAGATATTTCAATTCTTATAACTGAAGATGAATCTGAATTAAGAGAGTATCTTCAGGAGTATTTACAAATATTTTTTAAAAAGGTTTATATTGCCAAATGTGGGCATGAGGGATATCTACAATATCTTCAACAAAGACCAGATATTATACTAACTGATATAAATATGCCAAATTTAGATGGATTAAGCATGATTAAGCGCATCAGAGAGCGTGATGAGGAGACTGATATTATTATCATGAGTGCACACTCTGAACAAGAAAAACTTCTTCAAGCTATTGAGCTTGGACTTGTAACTTACCTAATTAAGCCCATTGATTCACAGAAATTAAAAGATGTACTTTTAAATTTAGTAACCAAATTAAGAGCTTCAAAAAAAAGAATATATCTTAGTCATGACATATTTTGGGATAAATCCTCATATACCCTCTGGAATGCTGAAAAACAAATATCTTTAAAAGAAAAGGAACTTCTACTTTTTAAACTGTTATGCTCAAAAGTAAATCATGCTTTTACAGCTGAAGATATTTTTTATCATATATATAGTGATGGAGAAAAAGAGTTTTCAGAATACTCTGTAACATCTTTTATAAAACGTCTTAGAGCAAAACTTCCTGAAAACCTAATACAAAACGAGTATGGTATAGGATATAAAATAGTACTAAAATAA
- a CDS encoding ATP-binding protein: protein MYLENDPFQCHPYFIKNANESILIDPGSMLEFEETIRKVKSIADINSIKYIVLHHQDPDLAAAVPEIEKLINRDDLLIVTHSRISVLIKHYLISSNYYEVDKNDNKLITSNGLKLDFLTTPYCHSPGAFVSYEPRTKTLFSGDIFGGIEESWEFYADETYFDKAKQFHQEYMPSKDIFNYALSKIEKLDIELIAPQHGSIIKKCFIKKLIEDMKNLDCGLYIEKKYNLELLDTINKLKEKEKTIQERNRQLFEQSKRAEIGEMIGNIAHQWRQPLAIVNTILAILKEKNSVGALNKDEISQKLETMEKRVVYMSDTIEDFMNYYKPNKDKSIFSVISAVNKALEITNGAVDAQNIEININGDRELNIYGLMNEFVQVIVSIVSNIYDIAQIRSISHIKIDITLKKDDEDVSISISDNAGGIDEKILSKIFNPYFTTKHQSIGTGLGLHIAKMIIEDKMDGSLNAINNKDGATFTIRMKNAK, encoded by the coding sequence ATGTACCTAGAAAATGATCCTTTTCAATGTCATCCATACTTTATAAAAAATGCGAATGAGTCTATTTTAATAGACCCTGGCTCTATGCTTGAATTTGAAGAAACTATTAGAAAAGTAAAAAGTATTGCAGATATCAACTCAATAAAATACATAGTGCTACATCATCAAGATCCTGATTTAGCCGCAGCAGTACCCGAGATAGAAAAACTAATAAATAGAGATGATTTACTTATTGTTACACACTCTAGAATATCAGTTTTAATAAAACACTACCTCATAAGTTCAAATTATTATGAAGTAGATAAAAATGACAATAAACTTATTACTTCAAACGGATTAAAGCTAGATTTTTTAACTACTCCGTATTGCCACTCTCCAGGTGCTTTTGTTAGTTATGAACCAAGAACTAAAACTCTGTTTTCTGGAGATATTTTTGGTGGCATTGAAGAGTCTTGGGAATTTTATGCAGATGAAACCTACTTTGACAAAGCAAAACAATTTCATCAAGAGTATATGCCGAGTAAGGATATTTTCAACTATGCACTAAGCAAAATAGAAAAACTTGATATTGAGCTTATAGCGCCTCAACACGGCTCTATTATAAAAAAATGTTTTATAAAAAAACTTATTGAAGACATGAAAAATCTTGATTGCGGATTATATATAGAAAAAAAATATAATCTTGAATTGTTAGATACTATAAATAAACTAAAAGAAAAAGAAAAAACTATACAAGAGAGAAACAGACAACTTTTTGAACAATCAAAAAGAGCTGAAATCGGTGAAATGATTGGAAACATAGCTCATCAATGGCGTCAACCTCTAGCTATAGTAAATACTATATTAGCCATACTAAAAGAAAAAAATAGTGTTGGAGCTCTAAATAAAGATGAAATTTCTCAAAAACTAGAGACAATGGAAAAAAGAGTTGTTTATATGTCTGATACAATTGAAGACTTTATGAATTACTACAAACCAAACAAGGATAAATCAATATTTAGCGTAATCTCTGCTGTAAATAAAGCTTTGGAGATTACAAACGGTGCCGTAGATGCTCAAAATATAGAGATAAATATAAATGGAGATAGAGAATTAAATATTTATGGCTTAATGAACGAGTTTGTGCAAGTAATAGTTTCTATAGTATCTAATATATATGATATTGCACAAATAAGGTCAATTTCACATATTAAAATAGATATTACTTTAAAAAAAGATGATGAGGATGTTAGTATATCTATTAGTGATAATGCTGGAGGGATAGATGAAAAAATACTTTCTAAAATTTTCAATCCTTACTTCACAACAAAACATCAATCAATCGGTACTGGATTAGGGCTTCATATTGCAAAAATGATTATAGAAGACAAAATGGATGGCTCGCTAAATGCCATAAATAATAAAGATGGTGCTACATTTACAATAAGGATGAAAAATGCAAAATGA
- the cobA gene encoding uroporphyrinogen-III C-methyltransferase — translation MGKVYLTGAGPGDIELLTVKALRVIRDADVIIYDRLANPDILEEAKDGCEFVYVGKEDGRHIMPQDDINEVIYQNALKHTNVVRLKGGDPFVFGRGGEEALYLLERGVKFDVIPGITSAISAPAYAGIPVTHRGVAVSFRVVTGHESPNKKVSQIPWENFKTDDTIVFLMGLHNLPMISKKLIAIGKDSNYPVAVISKGTTKDQNVVVGTLENIVQKAKDIPTPALIVVGKVVELREQLQWFEGNS, via the coding sequence ATGGGTAAAGTTTATTTAACAGGTGCTGGACCTGGAGACATTGAGTTACTTACTGTAAAAGCACTTAGAGTTATTAGAGATGCAGATGTTATTATATATGATCGTCTTGCAAATCCAGATATTTTAGAAGAAGCTAAAGATGGTTGTGAATTTGTATATGTAGGCAAAGAAGATGGGCGTCATATAATGCCTCAAGATGATATAAATGAAGTTATTTACCAAAATGCATTAAAACATACAAATGTTGTTCGCCTTAAAGGTGGTGATCCTTTTGTATTTGGGCGTGGTGGAGAAGAAGCACTATATTTACTTGAAAGAGGTGTAAAATTTGATGTGATACCTGGAATCACTTCTGCTATATCAGCTCCTGCGTATGCAGGTATTCCTGTAACTCATCGTGGAGTAGCAGTAAGTTTTAGAGTAGTTACTGGACATGAATCCCCAAATAAAAAAGTTTCTCAAATTCCTTGGGAAAATTTTAAAACGGATGATACTATTGTATTTTTAATGGGTCTTCATAATCTTCCAATGATAAGTAAAAAATTGATAGCAATTGGAAAAGATAGCAATTATCCTGTAGCTGTAATATCAAAAGGAACAACAAAAGATCAAAATGTTGTTGTTGGTACACTAGAAAATATAGTTCAAAAAGCCAAAGATATACCAACTCCAGCACTTATTGTTGTAGGTAAGGTTGTGGAATTAAGAGAGCAACTTCAATGGTTTGAGGGGAACTCCTAG
- a CDS encoding cytochrome D1 domain-containing protein: MQLLAHYLAVANYAKKSVDILDRDLNPIQSFETGSKNVGIKIYKNYLIFSQMDNDKITVLKDKNAGKDLPNFEIYKEFEDVGVMPFDAMIKDNNFITGFFQSDHFGVVDLDTMKYSKIKILLDDRKPVLKVPHFGFWSIGGGHVFIPAVGNNKVLVYTPDFKFEKNIETEGLPVFTALSPDKKYLAVTFSGDKFPVLQIIDTKTLKIIKRFEFDGKVLHVRWSNIRPNLYVSVNDSNKVAVLNTKDWYLSREIFQIKKPSGIFIYEEKE; encoded by the coding sequence GTGCAATTATTGGCGCATTATCTTGCTGTTGCAAATTATGCAAAAAAAAGTGTAGATATTTTAGACAGAGATTTAAATCCAATTCAATCATTTGAAACTGGTTCAAAAAATGTTGGTATTAAAATATACAAAAATTACTTAATATTTTCACAAATGGACAATGACAAAATAACAGTATTAAAAGATAAAAATGCTGGAAAAGATCTTCCTAATTTTGAAATATATAAAGAATTTGAGGATGTTGGAGTTATGCCTTTTGATGCAATGATAAAAGACAATAACTTCATTACAGGATTTTTTCAAAGTGACCATTTTGGAGTTGTTGATTTAGATACTATGAAATATTCTAAAATCAAAATACTTTTAGATGACAGAAAACCTGTTTTAAAAGTACCTCATTTTGGATTTTGGAGTATTGGTGGAGGTCATGTCTTTATACCAGCTGTTGGTAATAATAAAGTATTAGTATATACTCCTGATTTTAAGTTTGAAAAAAATATAGAGACTGAAGGATTACCAGTTTTTACTGCTCTTTCTCCAGATAAGAAATATTTAGCTGTAACATTTAGTGGAGATAAGTTTCCTGTACTACAAATCATAGATACAAAGACTCTAAAAATTATAAAGAGATTTGAGTTTGATGGAAAAGTTTTACATGTTAGATGGTCTAACATAAGACCAAATCTTTATGTTTCAGTAAACGATTCAAACAAAGTTGCTGTATTAAATACTAAAGATTGGTACCTTAGTCGTGAAATATTTCAAATCAAAAAGCCATCAGGTATATTTATTTACGAGGAAAAAGAGTAA
- a CDS encoding radical SAM protein, translated as MFRLSNLISSVIEGKKERILDGSIAIWNFTNRCNLSCMHCYSKSTLDEVDTLTTKQIKKTILEMKENGVKFIIFSGGEPLTRKDLFEIADFCKENGIITYLSSNGLYFTKSNVQRIVDSFNYVGVSIDGDEETHDHFRGLKGAFRETLKAVQLANETGAKVGIRFTITKETLNSLEYIFDLAEKENIPKIYISHLVYSGRGLDNLKMDLTKEQRRKSVEFILKKAFEYYETQRDIEIVTGNMEQDAILFLNEFASRYPKLKDTMRKRLVTWGGNSAGRKLLNINSEGDVRPDPFFPITVGNIIEENFGDVWQKGELLDKLRVHPREISGICADCEQIDICNGGSRARAYAITGDLWSEDPSCYLSEKERKQ; from the coding sequence ATGTTTAGACTCTCAAACCTCATATCTTCTGTTATTGAAGGTAAAAAAGAAAGAATACTAGATGGTTCTATTGCTATATGGAATTTTACTAACCGTTGTAATCTATCTTGTATGCACTGTTATTCAAAATCAACTTTAGACGAAGTTGATACACTCACTACTAAACAAATTAAAAAAACTATTTTAGAGATGAAAGAAAATGGTGTTAAATTTATTATCTTCTCAGGTGGTGAACCTCTTACAAGAAAAGATCTATTTGAAATAGCTGATTTTTGTAAGGAAAATGGAATAATAACCTATCTATCTAGTAATGGTTTATATTTTACAAAAAGTAATGTACAACGTATAGTTGATTCGTTTAACTATGTAGGAGTAAGTATTGATGGGGATGAAGAAACCCATGATCATTTTCGTGGACTAAAAGGAGCCTTTAGAGAGACTCTAAAAGCTGTTCAACTTGCAAATGAAACTGGGGCTAAGGTTGGGATTCGTTTTACTATAACAAAAGAAACACTAAATTCACTCGAATATATTTTTGATTTAGCTGAAAAAGAGAATATTCCTAAAATATATATATCGCATCTAGTTTATTCTGGACGCGGACTTGATAACTTAAAAATGGATTTAACAAAAGAACAAAGAAGAAAATCTGTAGAATTTATACTTAAAAAAGCGTTTGAGTATTATGAAACTCAAAGAGATATAGAGATAGTAACTGGGAATATGGAACAAGATGCTATTTTATTTTTAAATGAATTTGCATCTAGATATCCTAAACTAAAAGATACTATGAGAAAAAGACTTGTAACTTGGGGTGGAAATTCAGCAGGAAGAAAACTTTTAAATATTAACAGTGAAGGTGATGTAAGACCTGATCCTTTCTTTCCTATTACAGTGGGGAATATCATAGAAGAAAATTTTGGGGACGTCTGGCAAAAAGGTGAACTTTTAGATAAGCTAAGAGTTCATCCAAGAGAGATTAGTGGCATCTGTGCTGATTGTGAACAAATAGATATCTGTAATGGTGGATCACGTGCTCGTGCTTATGCAATTACAGGTGATTTATGGAGTGAAGATCCATCATGTTACTTAAGTGAAAAAGAGAGAAAACAATAA
- a CDS encoding cytochrome c, which yields MKKSIILTLALSSLVYSQDLDGKTVFETYCWGCHHQTAEAFGPSFSEIASKRTRDEIEAYIIDPKAMYKAFGYKRTVMTELKLNDKERRAITNYVLSQKGK from the coding sequence ATGAAAAAATCCATTATATTAACACTTGCTTTGTCTTCTCTTGTATATTCCCAAGATTTAGATGGTAAAACGGTTTTTGAAACTTACTGTTGGGGTTGTCATCATCAAACAGCTGAGGCTTTTGGACCATCATTTTCCGAAATTGCTTCCAAAAGAACTCGTGATGAAATAGAAGCTTATATTATTGACCCAAAAGCTATGTATAAAGCGTTTGGCTATAAAAGAACAGTTATGACTGAATTAAAATTAAATGATAAAGAGAGAAGAGCAATCACAAATTATGTTCTCTCACAAAAAGGTAAATAA
- a CDS encoding cytochrome D1 domain-containing protein — MRFNKIVTSVAAFAVVTSGLYAGTSNMNVEEVFEKECQGCHGPNHEGGVGSDLRPAVVAKKNAYTLSETILNGKAGTAMPPFKEKFTKDDADKMVDYLQSFKGRKIKQLTIEAVKEGWKPLNDRAKFFAKYPQAVDVAKNTDICFVTERDAERVAFVDGTNGKVLSKHPAGFAVHVTVTNKRQPRYAYSISRSGLVTMFDLNTPGQQKIAECQVGSESRGLAVSPDGKYLMAGNYVPGGAVLMDAMTLEPLKVYPTSSVIKPNGDIASSRVAGIFDTPYGPYIAFALKDGGHVYIIDYSKPNFPIVGDIPNIGDILHDGFLNEGKEIGRYLFIASQGSDVVGVVDFKTKSLVTKIYTGPAAKPHPGQGSSWYNEQLGQQLGATVNMNLGQVTIWDDNFDVIRQIPIGGGGLFIGTSEHTPFLWADNVLGGEANWNKIHLINKQTLEVDRILTVGTTQGTVTDPVTHKVLYKWNVPTVKDADGKAVVPRILHAEPANHGHWTMISEWNAGRIGIYEAKTGKFVKYITGLTTPTFTYSIEHRQTIPGA; from the coding sequence ATGAGATTTAATAAAATAGTTACATCAGTTGCTGCTTTTGCAGTGGTTACTTCAGGTCTTTACGCTGGTACATCTAATATGAATGTAGAAGAAGTATTTGAAAAAGAGTGTCAAGGTTGTCACGGTCCAAATCACGAAGGTGGTGTTGGTTCTGATTTACGTCCTGCAGTAGTTGCAAAGAAAAATGCTTATACTCTTTCAGAAACTATCTTAAATGGTAAAGCTGGTACAGCTATGCCTCCATTTAAAGAGAAGTTCACTAAAGATGACGCAGACAAAATGGTTGATTATCTACAAAGCTTTAAAGGTAGAAAAATCAAGCAACTTACAATCGAAGCTGTTAAAGAAGGTTGGAAGCCTTTAAATGACAGAGCTAAATTTTTCGCAAAATATCCACAAGCTGTAGATGTTGCTAAAAATACAGATATTTGTTTCGTAACTGAAAGAGATGCTGAGCGTGTTGCATTTGTTGATGGTACTAACGGTAAAGTTTTATCTAAGCACCCTGCTGGTTTCGCTGTTCACGTAACAGTTACAAATAAGCGTCAACCTCGTTATGCTTACTCAATTTCTCGTTCAGGTCTAGTTACAATGTTCGACCTTAACACTCCAGGTCAACAAAAAATTGCTGAATGTCAAGTTGGTTCTGAATCACGTGGTCTTGCGGTTTCTCCAGATGGTAAATACCTAATGGCTGGTAACTATGTTCCAGGTGGTGCAGTACTTATGGATGCTATGACTCTTGAGCCATTAAAAGTTTATCCAACATCAAGTGTAATTAAACCAAATGGTGATATTGCATCATCTCGTGTTGCAGGTATCTTTGATACTCCATATGGTCCTTATATTGCATTCGCACTTAAAGACGGTGGTCACGTTTATATTATAGATTACTCTAAACCTAACTTCCCAATCGTTGGTGATATTCCAAATATTGGTGATATCCTTCACGATGGTTTCTTAAATGAAGGTAAAGAGATTGGTAGATATTTATTTATCGCTTCTCAAGGTTCAGATGTTGTTGGTGTTGTAGACTTTAAAACTAAATCTTTAGTTACTAAAATCTATACTGGTCCAGCTGCTAAGCCACACCCAGGTCAAGGTTCTTCTTGGTACAATGAGCAACTAGGTCAACAACTTGGTGCTACTGTTAACATGAACTTAGGTCAAGTTACAATTTGGGATGACAACTTTGATGTTATTCGTCAAATTCCTATCGGTGGTGGTGGACTATTTATTGGTACATCTGAGCACACACCTTTCCTATGGGCTGATAATGTTCTAGGTGGCGAAGCTAATTGGAATAAAATTCACTTAATCAACAAACAAACTCTTGAAGTTGATAGAATCCTTACTGTTGGTACAACTCAAGGTACAGTTACAGATCCTGTAACTCATAAAGTTCTTTACAAATGGAATGTTCCAACTGTTAAAGATGCAGATGGTAAAGCTGTAGTTCCAAGAATCCTTCACGCAGAACCAGCAAATCACGGTCACTGGACTATGATTTCTGAGTGGAATGCAGGTCGTATCGGTATCTATGAAGCTAAAACAGGTAAATTTGTTAAATATATTACAGGTTTAACAACTCCTACTTTTACTTACTCTATCGAGCATAGACAAACTATTCCTGGTGCATAA
- a CDS encoding cbb3-type cytochrome c oxidase subunit I: protein MASNHLTGIGSESKQLATWYFAFAAIIFGAQLLFGLVAAIQYVMPGFLFEILDFSVARMLHINALVVWMVFAMFGAVYWLLPDETGIETIGIKVGKLLYWVFVAAIVVVVLVYIFVQVGPADETSIWFIHEGREYIEAPRWADFGIVVVALGFVANLFMTGMKGNRSGIVTVLMADMIAFAGLYLTGMFYTDNISVDQYWWWWVIHLWVEATWEVYVGALAAYGLITMIGAHRKVVEMWLWIEVAMLFGSGILGLGHHYFWIGTPEYWWEIGALFSALEPLPLVAMFIHVLYDWGKTQGGQDATGKEVSVINNKPAFTWFVLNAFGNFLGAGIWGFFHTLPQVNLYTHGTQFTSAHGHLAFFGAYATILIGMMYLAVQGTNGIKVMKNTKSSIWAASMITGGVVGMTVALTIAGYVQVLVSRAQMGATWAGYFDGQSGMWFAQAMDWRLVMGVVTFLGFLFLVKDLLSTGKNPVHEK, encoded by the coding sequence ATGGCAAGTAATCACTTAACAGGTATTGGAAGTGAATCAAAACAACTAGCGACATGGTATTTTGCTTTTGCTGCTATAATTTTTGGTGCACAATTATTATTTGGTCTAGTTGCTGCAATTCAGTATGTTATGCCAGGTTTTCTTTTTGAAATTCTTGACTTTTCAGTTGCTAGAATGTTACACATTAATGCACTAGTTGTATGGATGGTTTTTGCAATGTTTGGTGCTGTTTATTGGTTACTACCTGATGAAACAGGTATTGAAACTATTGGTATTAAAGTTGGTAAACTTCTTTATTGGGTTTTCGTTGCAGCTATCGTTGTAGTTGTTCTTGTATATATCTTTGTACAAGTTGGACCTGCTGATGAAACATCAATTTGGTTTATCCATGAAGGTCGTGAGTATATTGAAGCACCTCGTTGGGCAGACTTTGGTATAGTTGTTGTAGCTCTTGGTTTTGTTGCTAACCTTTTCATGACAGGTATGAAAGGTAACCGTTCTGGTATCGTAACAGTTTTAATGGCTGATATGATTGCTTTTGCTGGTCTTTACTTAACTGGTATGTTCTATACTGATAATATCTCTGTTGATCAATACTGGTGGTGGTGGGTAATTCACTTATGGGTTGAAGCTACTTGGGAAGTTTATGTTGGTGCTTTAGCTGCTTATGGTCTTATTACTATGATTGGTGCACATCGTAAAGTTGTTGAAATGTGGTTATGGATTGAGGTAGCTATGCTATTTGGTTCAGGTATCCTTGGTTTAGGTCACCACTATTTTTGGATTGGTACACCAGAGTACTGGTGGGAAATTGGAGCACTATTTAGTGCACTAGAGCCATTACCACTTGTTGCTATGTTTATCCACGTTCTTTATGATTGGGGTAAAACTCAAGGTGGTCAAGATGCAACCGGTAAAGAAGTTTCTGTTATTAACAATAAGCCAGCATTTACTTGGTTTGTTCTTAATGCATTTGGTAACTTCTTAGGTGCTGGTATATGGGGATTCTTCCATACACTACCACAAGTAAACCTTTATACTCATGGTACACAGTTTACTTCAGCACACGGTCACTTAGCGTTCTTTGGAGCTTATGCAACTATCCTTATTGGTATGATGTATCTTGCAGTTCAAGGAACTAATGGTATTAAAGTTATGAAAAACACTAAGTCTTCTATTTGGGCAGCTAGTATGATTACTGGTGGTGTTGTTGGTATGACAGTAGCACTTACTATTGCTGGTTATGTTCAAGTTCTTGTTTCTCGTGCACAAATGGGTGCTACATGGGCAGGTTACTTTGATGGGCAAAGTGGTATGTGGTTCGCACAAGCTATGGATTGGAGACTTGTTATGGGTGTTGTTACATTCTTAGGTTTCTTATTCTTAGTTAAAGATTTACTATCTACTGGTAAAAATCCAGTACACGAAAAATAA
- a CDS encoding cytochrome c: MANKVSVWSDNRFWQRSAAWVTGFASVLLIWLTFDTSAQISMGTNADLQNGVAKRVPGPTVINYKITYEMSTKRGHEVPYIGGNDGKGNSLFQEKEEFFGRSDWSEEEAGALLHLGKLGSQTKNCMNCHTLLGNGAYYAPDLTKAWLDPAWGPEGSMQAMTGKNTKEEAMAEFLMHPSTYPTHARMMPDLGITAEEAKGLVAFLKHMSTIDTNGFPRNFGKIQGAVHGK, encoded by the coding sequence GTGGCTAATAAAGTATCTGTATGGAGTGACAATCGTTTCTGGCAACGTTCAGCAGCATGGGTTACAGGATTTGCATCAGTATTATTAATTTGGTTAACGTTTGATACGTCAGCTCAAATTTCAATGGGGACAAATGCAGACTTACAAAATGGTGTAGCTAAGAGGGTTCCAGGACCAACGGTTATTAATTATAAAATTACTTATGAAATGAGCACTAAGCGTGGTCACGAAGTACCATATATTGGTGGTAATGACGGTAAAGGAAATTCTCTTTTTCAAGAAAAAGAAGAGTTTTTTGGTAGAAGTGATTGGTCTGAAGAAGAGGCTGGGGCTTTACTTCACCTTGGTAAGTTAGGTTCACAAACTAAAAACTGTATGAATTGTCATACACTTCTTGGTAATGGGGCATATTATGCACCAGATTTAACAAAAGCTTGGTTAGACCCAGCATGGGGACCTGAAGGTTCAATGCAGGCTATGACAGGAAAAAATACAAAAGAAGAAGCTATGGCTGAGTTCTTAATGCATCCATCAACTTATCCTACTCACGCTCGCATGATGCCAGATCTTGGTATTACAGCAGAAGAGGCAAAAGGCTTAGTTGCTTTCTTGAAACATATGTCAACTATTGATACAAATGGTTTCCCAAGAAACTTTGGAAAAATACAAGGAGCAGTTCATGGCAAGTAA
- a CDS encoding thioredoxin family protein produces MRFILFVSSIYANHVSWQSNFDKAHQQALKENKKLMVLLIKKDCKECIETIKSTFTNQAYIEKINSEFISVLATYNQKSSYPIEMLYTSTYPSLFFLDKQELFICKPIRGEITPNKLESYLEHCK; encoded by the coding sequence ATGCGTTTTATACTATTTGTCTCAAGCATCTATGCCAATCATGTCAGCTGGCAATCAAACTTTGACAAAGCTCATCAACAAGCGCTCAAAGAAAATAAAAAACTTATGGTTTTACTTATAAAAAAAGATTGTAAAGAGTGCATAGAAACTATTAAATCAACTTTTACAAATCAAGCTTATATAGAGAAGATTAATAGTGAGTTTATATCTGTTTTAGCAACTTATAATCAAAAGAGTAGCTACCCTATCGAGATGCTATACACATCTACATATCCATCACTATTTTTTTTAGACAAGCAAGAACTTTTTATATGCAAACCAATTAGAGGAGAGATAACTCCAAATAAGCTAGAAAGTTATTTGGAGCATTGTAAATAG